A segment of the Mercurialis annua linkage group LG4, ddMerAnnu1.2, whole genome shotgun sequence genome:
GTCCTGCGGGGCTTGCAGTTGCGCAGCAAGTTTCGGAAGCAGGGCTTTCTGTGTGTTCGATTGATCCATCGCCTAAATTGATCTGGCCTAATAATTACGGTGTTTGGGTGGATGAGTTTGAGGCCATGGATTTGCTTGACTGTCTTGATACCACCTGGTCCGGTGCTGTTGTGTATGTCGATGATAAAACGGAGAAGGATCTTGGGAGACCTTACGGAAGGGTTAATAGGAAGCAGCTAAAGTCGAAAATGCTGCAGAAATGCATATCTAATGGTGTTAAATTTCACCAAGCTAAAGTTATCAAGGTTATTCATGAGGAATCAAAGTCTCTTTTGATTTGCAATGATGGTATCACAATCCAGGCAGCTCTGGTTCTTGATGCAACAGGCTTTTCTAGGTGCCTTGTTCAGTATGATAAGCCATATAATCCGGGTTACCAAGTGGCTTATGGAATTTTGGCCGAGGTAGAAGAGCACCCGTTTAATGTAGATAAGATGCTTTTTATGGACTGGAGAGACTCGCATTTGGATGATATTCCAGAGTTGAAAGAGAGAAATAGAAAGATCCCCACTTTTCTATATGCAATGCCCTTTTCAAAAGACAGGATATTTCTTGAAGAAACTTCTCTAGTCGCTCGGCCAGGATTACGTATGGAAGACATCCAGGAAAGGATGGTGGCTAGACTAAGGCACTTGGGCATAAAAGTGAAAAGTATTGAAGAAGATGAGCACTGTGTCATTCCAATGGGTGGTCCTCTCCCTGTCCTCCCTCAAAGAGTTGTCGGTATCGGTGGTACTGCAGGCATGGTTCACCCTTCAACTGGGTATATGGTAGCAAGAACTCTAGCAGCAGCTCCTATTGTTGCGAATGCCATAGTCCAATACCTTGGTTCCAGCAGAAGACTTACCGGAAATGAATTATCTTCCGAATTATGGAAAGATTTATGGCCCATAGAGAGGAGAAGACAGAGAGAGTTCTTTTGTTTCGGCATGGATATTTTGCTAAAGCTCGATTTACAAGCCACGCGTAGGTTTTTTGACGCGTTCTTTGATCTGGAACCTCATTATTGGCATGGCTTCCTGTCGTCTCGACTATTCCTGCCGGAGCTAATATTTTTCGGTCTCTCATTGTTTTCGCGTGCTTCTAATACTTCCAGGTTAGAGATTATGGCAAAGGGAACTGTTCCTTTGGTTAAAATGGTGAACAATTTAATACAGGATAGAGAATAGATGGCTAGGATTTCATTTGTTTTCTGCTAAATCCATTCCATCTGCACTTTTCTATGCTGTTGTTGTCTGTAATTGTGAATCTTATGGAAGGGCAATGCTCTGATTCAAACATGGGCTGCTATAATTCTGAAGCAGGTCACATTATACATaatcaaattttgtttttacagtTGTGCTTAACAATTTGTAGTTTGGTGCTGTATTTATAAGTATGCTTAGCATCTTCATTCATACCAAAACATTGCTGAAGATATAGTGTTACCTACTGAAACCATAAAACTCTTCCAAAATGTTATGCGTGTTTCTCTGCTTGTCCCTCTTCTTCTTGCATTCCTAATTAGTAAATTTGGATTTCTAAATAGGCAAAACACATGCGGAGATCCCCGTACTTTACCTGTTTTGTACAAGAGGTCCCTAATCCAAAGTTTGTCACGTCTGGATCTCTGTACTtgccataatttttatttgagaaaATTATACCATATGGCTCAATTATTGAAATTTTCATGTCAGTGActcatgattttttttcttacaacaatctctctttttaaaaaaaaaattgtttgcaCGTCTACCTAAACTATATTTGCATTCCTCTTTTAACCTTGAACTGCTTATACTCACACCTTTATTTCTGTTTGTGTATCAtgcattttttcttttctcatttCCACATTCACTGTCATGGAGTCTGAAACCATGTGACAAATGTTTTATGGCGATCTTGGCCTGATCGTGATTTGATGGCGTGATCATTGGTGGTGATATTGTTGGCGATCGGATCTGAGGTGATCGGACCGCCGACAATCTGATTTCCTTTTGACCGGAGCTTCGTCAATTTGCTGGTCGCAAGTATTTAAAAGCTAGAAATAAAAGGTTCTTAAAATACTTAGATATGTGTTTCAGTAATTTTGAAAGGTCTGttccttttgatttgtttaccTCTTCTATTGTTTTTGGTAATGATGGTGGCATAGGAAGAAAAAGAATTGTAGATCTGGACATTGaaaatgatataaattttaaattaaatttaatatgtgaaattttttaagtaaagGTAAGTATATTTAAAATGAATCAAGAAGAAACGTTCATTCAGTTTGCAATTTGAGCGAAGGGTTATCAGTTGGTTCTGAACCATATGGTGTCAGCATGGGTCTTTGTTCTCaggaaaaaaaagattaaaattaatttattaaaatcataaattaatttatttaaatcataaattaatttattataaatttgttctataaaaaataaatttatgaactgaaaataaattaatattgaaCTGAAAGTAAGTAAACTCAATAAAAAACCTTATTAAAAAATTCACGATGGTCGAtatgaatttaatataaattatctaAGTCCTTACTGAAGTGaaatgtaatttaaatttaaaataaatttaaaataaactgtGTAAATTCAAGAGGAAATTAGGCTCACCACCATCAAAACCCATTTTATTCTCACAAATACGATGTGGACGTCATCTTTCTAAAACTACGACCTAAACTGATTtcctttcattttttattttttgtttttgtttttatcgtAAACCGCCCGACTATTTCCGCTTGGGTTCGATTCTAATCTTTATCACTTTAACTACTGATTTTACATCAATGCTATCTTCCTATCCAAATCTAACAAATGGCCCCGGCAACCACCGTTTTCTCCGCCAATGATGATAGTCGTCGGAATAGAAATTCGCTGAGACCTCTCCAGCCATGATGCAAAATTTTCTTGAATTGGCTAAGGATTACGATGTTGAGTTGATTCAGCTGTAGTTAAATTGAAATCGACATATCTACTCCTAATAAAAACTATGTAATCTTCCCCAATTCCCGATAACGAGTTGCTACCGTTGTGctttatttataatttcatgtaatttataattttgatttgattgttgaaacttgtttttataaaatggatACTGTATAAAAAGAATGAATTCAATGGAAGAGTTAAAAAAAGTTGCACATAAAGTGTTTGATGAAAAGTCAGAGAGAGATTTTTGTACTGTTTACGTACTCAATGAAATGGGAAAGTCCTTGATTCATTTAATGAAATGGAGAAAAAAGTAGTAATAGCAGAGTCATTAATATTGGATGCTACttaatttaatatgaaattataCATGTAGCAAGTGTAACAaggaaaattcaaaatatattacTGTGTTTCAAGTTATGGTTAATATTCActctcaaaatatattaaagtgTTTATTATATAACTTTAAAGTTGTGGTTAATACACTGCAAGAAAcatatttatgtaaaataattatggCTAGAGTTACTCAAAGGTTCAATTAGTTTTCATGTTTATTGAGCTCTAaccatatttttattgtttgccTATTCTTTGCACACTTCTGcctaatttttacattttaacgTAAACATTATAACACTTTTGTCTTTGCCTTTGGTGATCTGATAGTCAACTGTTgataaacttatatttagtcaaccgatataaatcataaatttaatattttataattaaaaaaaacaatagtaaattgttttttaagtaaactaaTAGTCAGCCGTTGGTAAACTAATAGTCAACAGttggtaattttataattattgttttatgatgatcttgatttttttatataatatttttattcacaTGTGTATGTgcaatgatttttttgttagttaaccaatggtttactaatggtacaccaaaaaatttagtaaattaTGTAATGATTTCgttgttggtttaccaataGTAtaccaataaatttaattttagtaataccATTAGTGAACCTTGAgttaaccgttggtaaatttatagtTATTGTATTTATGATGCTCtcaattttttatgtaattttttttttcacttatgtatctgtaatatttttgttgtttggttaatcaatggtttactaatagtacaccaataattttagtaaattaagcaataattcattttaacattctataatttaaaaataaaaaatagtaatttgatttttaaataaactgaTAGTAGATCATTaataaactgttagtgaacttaTAGCAGACTGCTAGataaactgttagtgaacttatagtgaacaaatttttggtaaaccgttagtaaactgaaatcgtatttttgcaaataaaataagtatttttataaaaatatttggtcaaaccgtaaattttaactaattttggtCAAAAAATATTGTTGAGAATATTTAGATGTTTTataggtatttgtctaaaaatccctaaattcaatataaagttaatgtgaacttaatatgaatttaatgcaaattcaatatcaacttaatatttgttttggataaactattataaatttaaaatgcttAATACATCAATTGACTTCTAAACTATATGTTTTTATTCTCTGAAACTCTTTAACTAATTTTGTATTCTATTCGACCTCTTAATTTggttttttgttctattttacTCCTCATCTGCAACTTTTTTGCTAATATAACCTTTTTTCGTCCAACGTGGCAAATACacgtgttttcaaacgctttaaagcgcgtgaaggataattaaaatacataaattattcTGTTTAACCCCTGAACTATACTATCTtattctatttgacccctgaattattttatttctcctATTACACCTTCAAACTCTTAATTTTTACTCATTTAACCTCctcgaaaatacaattatttaattttcaaccatTTTATATTTAGCATGAATGGTTAGAAGTATAAAAATTTTAGTGTGCTTCACGAATTTCcaatattgaaaattttaatgtacaagtttttaattttttgcaattttaaacttttcaaatcaattctgaatttttcaaatttgtgttaaaattggaaaacacgctagatttcttgatttttaaagtaattaaggcttaaatgatttttttcaaataatatataaaatacataactttttattttaaattaaaaaaatatatttatacttaatatattttttgacccttAAACTTTACCCTATTGTTCTatatgacctctaaactattttagtgttttattggacctcttaactattttttgttctatttaaccccatgttAGCAAAGTCATATCGATAATTTTATCCAGCGCGCGTTATGTGCACGTTTCGAATGAAggattaaatagaacaaaaaaagagAGTTTAGAGGTCTAATAgaacacgaaattagtttagaggttgtagagaataaaatagtatagtttaggggttgaatgatgtattaagccaatttaaaattaatttggtctaatcaaattaattttatttgtagtttaaaataaatttccaaAGAGACAACTAAACTaaatagtaaattgaaaataaattatctaagtTTATTGTTGTGGTCGGTatgaactcaatgtaaacttaatgtgaacttaatgCAAATTTGATATTACctcaatataaattcaatgtcaacttaatataaattttggataaagtattgtaaatttaaaattaatttgatctaattaaattaatttatttgtagtttaaaaataaatttcaaaagagACAACTAAACCAAATAGtagattgaaaataaattatatgaatttattaTGGTGGTCGatataaactcaatgtaaaacagaaaatcaacctgatgtaaGCCTTATGTGATCCTGATGTGAACCTTTATCAACTGAACtaacttaattcaatttttaataaaatctgtcttgctgctctttacaatcttaactgacattttatattgagagaattttgagatttagtgtaatatacaaattgaatagtTCTTTTAAGAGAAATATCTTTAACAGTCTATATAACCGAAAAttaacctgatatgaacctatatcaattgaactatcttaattcaattttaataaaatttatcttgatgctctttacaatctttactgacattttatattgagagaattttgagatttaatgtaatatacaaattaaatagttcttttaagtgaaatgtatttgacagtctatataaccgaaaatcaacttgatgtgaacctatatcaactgaactatcttgattcaattttaataaaatttgtcttactgctctttacaatcttaactgtTATATTGAGAGAATTTTCAAACTCAGTGTGATCTATAAATTGAAtctctcttttaagtgaaatgtatttgacagtttataaactgaaaatcaacctgatgtgaacctctATATCAATTAAACtaccttaattaaatttttaataaaatgtctcttgctgctctttacaatcttaattgacattttatattgagagatttttgagattttttgtgtaatatataaattgattatctcttttaagtgaaatgtatttgatagtctataaaaatcaaaaatcaacctgatgtcaatttaatataaattttaggaaaaagggtcaaatatgtaataccccgtgttttcaaacttgatttgtcacTTTGGTTATCCTttacaaattggttgttttcttgcattcgttgttattttgcatttcaacatttttcttgttatgtttcgaacttgattctgaatggttatatgttagaagtaacacttgtgatacattggttgtgtctttttgagtgtcttatatgtatcccatgatctcgtatgtgtttgatgttgattcgatttattttcgggtatatatcaaaatagcatttgcatgttttccagaactgccctgttttagtaaaacgttgatatctcccaattgaaatgTCGGATCAGGCCCATTTTTTGATATGTTGTTCATAAGAGTATTTGCTAGCATGAGTAAAATTTTCACGTTGTTTGGATGCTTctaactctcaaaatgataattaaaccgTGGCTTTTATCAAAGCCCATGTAAAGCCCGCATAAGTCTATATATAGACCCTtattttcatgtgagcagcccccttttcttttccacaaaccctaaaacgaatATATTCATAGCAAATACACATTTTCTTTGTTCTAACAAgtccggatgcgattcattacgctaagaactagatttttcatcatactcgcaagatctacACGATTTCTACGTTGTATTCTTCGTTGGTGGCTTGTAGATCCaattgatttcggtccagccctttgaaccttgagttaatacatcaattataatcttgttcatcattcttaggtaatgtttttactcctaattgatttatggattcgttgttgTGTGAATTTGCCTaaaaatgcataatataggattttgatggattgaattgttgttattgatatgctatGTTTAGGCTACTGAtcttatatgattaaatgatgggTTATACATATAAATTCTGATGTTATAGGTTTTGGAAAGagtttggcatgattcaataacgaattggtgtaattaaacaatgattaggcgatttctagacttgtgcgaattggattcgtttaataaattattaaattgttgaatccaaattgattgattattaggTGTTCTTACATCAATAGCTActgatataaaaagtttttatttgtaaatgagaatcgaaattagtttggtttgaaaaaattctacgatttgcgaaaatgGCGATTTTAAGGAAATTGAACGTTACGAATACAATATGGTTTTCAAATtctatacctactgatataatatattctaagtgatcTTTTGaaggttttaaatcagtagtaacatactttgtttcatcgattgttgattttgaaTCGTTTTGCTAGTTTAGgaaattttcggcaaaattgccatacTTGATTATTTaagtgctttggctta
Coding sequences within it:
- the LOC126678154 gene encoding lycopene beta cyclase, chloroplastic/chromoplastic; its protein translation is MDTLLKTHNKLEFLPQLHGFSEKVCNFSSLKFQNSEVRFCSKKFYPKRCANGCVRVSSSALLELVPETKKENLEFELPMYDPSKGLVVDLAVVGGGPAGLAVAQQVSEAGLSVCSIDPSPKLIWPNNYGVWVDEFEAMDLLDCLDTTWSGAVVYVDDKTEKDLGRPYGRVNRKQLKSKMLQKCISNGVKFHQAKVIKVIHEESKSLLICNDGITIQAALVLDATGFSRCLVQYDKPYNPGYQVAYGILAEVEEHPFNVDKMLFMDWRDSHLDDIPELKERNRKIPTFLYAMPFSKDRIFLEETSLVARPGLRMEDIQERMVARLRHLGIKVKSIEEDEHCVIPMGGPLPVLPQRVVGIGGTAGMVHPSTGYMVARTLAAAPIVANAIVQYLGSSRRLTGNELSSELWKDLWPIERRRQREFFCFGMDILLKLDLQATRRFFDAFFDLEPHYWHGFLSSRLFLPELIFFGLSLFSRASNTSRLEIMAKGTVPLVKMVNNLIQDRE